Proteins found in one Aethina tumida isolate Nest 87 chromosome 1, icAetTumi1.1, whole genome shotgun sequence genomic segment:
- the LOC109605547 gene encoding serine/threonine-protein phosphatase 6 catalytic subunit-like: MSPNLDRWLELAKTCKYLPESDLKQLCNIVSNILLEESNLQPIFTPVTVVGDIHGQYYDLEELFRLGGQVPDTSYVFLGDYVDRGYYSLETLTRLLTLKAKYPDKIVLLRGNHECKRITQVYGFYDECLSKYCNVNAWKYCCEVFDLLPLAAIIDENILCVHGGLSPNINTLDQIRVLERNQEIPHKGPLCDLVWSDPEEVDLWDSSPRGAGHLFGSKVTHDFLHINKLSLICRAHQLVHEGYKYSFDGKLVTVWSAPNYCYRCGNIASIFNFKTATDVEPKLFTAVPDSERVIPSFNMCPYFL, from the coding sequence ATGTCTCCAAATTTAGACCGATGGTTAGAGCTTGCAAAAACCTGCAAGTACCTCCCTGAAAGCGACTTGAAGCAATTATGTAATATCGTCAGCAACATACTGTTGGAGGAGTCCAACCTTCAGCCAATTTTTACGCCGGTGACGGTGGTGGGCGACATACACGGCCAATATTACGACCTGGAGGAGCTCTTCCGTCTCGGCGGCCAAGTTCCAGACACAAGCTATGTGTTCCTTGGCGACTACGTCGACAGAGGTTACTACAGTCTGGAAACGCTGACCAGACTCCTGACATTGAAGGCCAAATACCCGGACAAGATCGTGCTGCTCAGAGGCAACCACGAATGTAAACGCATCACCCAGGTCTACGGTTTCTACGACGAGTGCCTGAGTAAGTACTGCAACGTAAACGCCTGGAAGTACTGCTGCGAAGTGTTCGACCTGTTACCACTTGCGGCGATAATAGACGAGAACATATTATGCGTCCACGGCGGTCTGAGTCCCAACATCAACACGCTGGACCAGATCCGCGTGCTCGAGAGGAACCAGGAAATACCGCACAAAGGGCCGTTATGCGATCTCGTTTGGTCGGACCCGGAGGAAGTGGATCTTTGGGATAGCAGTCCCAGGGGAGCCGGCCATCTATTCGGGTCCAAGGTGACGCACGACTTCTTGCACATCAACAAGCTGTCTCTAATATGCCGAGCCCATCAACTGGTCCACGAAGGCTACAAGTACTCGTTCGATGGTAAACTGGTCACCGTTTGGTCCGCGCCCAATTATTGCTATCGTTGCGGTAACATCGCCagcattttcaatttcaagacTGCGACCGACGTGGAGCCGAAGTTGTTTACTGCTGTGCCCGATTCTGAGAGGGTCATACCTTCATTTAATATgtgtccatattttttataa